A part of Thalassophryne amazonica chromosome 3, fThaAma1.1, whole genome shotgun sequence genomic DNA contains:
- the LOC117505462 gene encoding LIM and cysteine-rich domains protein 1-like: protein MDQMMPQEGGGGAGGGACLLCKKSCSGFQPHSWRKACTACGCNTVDHALTCDVEDDQGMGRLLADSPCSHLTAKVKGGGGLRMYKRNRMIVTNPVVSRKDPTFNTTTYDWAPAGLNQKLAVRYMELLPAGQRPISGTAGSLERRRQLLVQLPVYDQDPMKCQSLKSEEEISSMLLFVKHYKQEVLGVGEVALPGEGGALREAANQRTLKEDKERNDTEKESQQQQDCGSAAGTAGTGSSNSADDSVQTEYRCTGCQAAVAKESPVVYAERAGYHDAMWHPTCFTCSGCGQGLVDLVYFWSNHKLFCGRHYCQGVWPRCSGCDELIFCRSFHRAPDGRTWHLDHRCCWRCGHSPDTPCQH from the exons AAAAGCCTGCACAGCATGTGGCTGCAATACTGTAGACCACGCCCTCACGTGTGACGTCGAAGACGACCAGGGAATGGGACGACTCCTGGCAGACTCTCCGTGCTCCCATTTGACCGCAAAGGTTAAAGGGGGCGGCGGCCTTCGCATGTACAAGAGAAACCGAATGATTGTGACCAATCCGGTGGTTTCACGTAAAGACCCGACATTCAACACAACGACTTACGACTGGGCACCAGCGGGCCTCAACCAGAAATTG GCTGTGCGGTACATGGAGCTTCTCCCGGCTGGCCAGCGCCCGATTTCAGGGACCGCCGGATCTTTGGAACGGCGCCGGCAGCTCCTCGTCCAGCTGCCAGTCTACGATCAGGATCCCATGAAATGTCAGAGCCTGAAGAGTGAAGAGGAG ATTTCCTCCATGCTGCTGTTTGTTAAACACTACAAACAGGAAGTGCTGGGAGTGGGGGAGGTGGCCTTACCTGGTGAGGGCGGTGCTTTGAGGGAAGCAGCCAATCAGAGGACACTGAAGGAGGACAAGGAACGCAATGATACTGAGAAGGAAAGTCAGCAGCAGCAAGACTGCGGCTCGGCTGCTGGTACCGCCGGTACTGGTTCCTCTAACAGTGCGGACGACTCTGTGCAGACTGAATAC CGCTGTACTGGTTGCCAAGCAGCGGTTGCTAAGGAGAGTCCAGTTGTTTACGCTGAGCGGGCCGGTTACCATGACGCCATGTGGCATCCCACCTGCTTCACGTGTTCAGGCTGCGGTCAGGGATTGGTGGACCTGGTCTACTTCTGGTCCAATCACAAGCTGTTCTGTGGCCGACACTACTGCCAGGGGGTGTGGCCTCGATGCTCCGGCTGCGACGAG CTGATTTTCTGCCGCTCGTTTCACCGAGCGCCAGATGGCCGGACGTGGCATCTGGACCATCGCTGCTGCTGGAGGTGTGGTCACAGCCCGGACACGCCCTGTCAGCACTGA